One region of Cottoperca gobio chromosome 19, fCotGob3.1, whole genome shotgun sequence genomic DNA includes:
- the LOC115024283 gene encoding uncharacterized protein LOC115024283 isoform X1 has product MRCKVLIYVVLQTLVKHVSPSEIQARPNTNATLPCNVTSAKGDKIDKSLIKVSWISNDTDVASFSEAATHIKEGFSWDSSDFVNGDYSLTVLRAGLDLQGEYECTVIYNSTMLYSSNVTFSILASPTMSIPQQWVVLETKSHLKCHADGFYPPPVSFSWTRDGQVIKPPYNVEGEQTPDGYYMAVGNLTFYPSREDQNGTFGCKVSHNGSYQEMDFQLNITYLPSVTLSAVPAQSTNIPLTLYCDMESFYPEEVSVSWLQNGTVLPEPPDTEQNPDMTYRTRHYFTLSPEQREQGGKVECAVNQPGVVHPVSGSAYLEKLDPQDEDPVLTKSAKASVAMMCISIVLVFLLCFGFSWRRRDEKQKSLNVSGIILPPRVIVGHKGRVTVSIEGRRVDRVQTAWYLNDTPISDTSLTGTSQANFNCLYNPLTTIHLPYGLTLTSPASEKGPLLPSRGEMGYYKLHTQGPLHSSGSGIQQLISSLTFIPQISIHKGAVFKCQVSYMGKDKIVVERVSEKFTILSAPEVSEIQLAETPSDSDVISMTVRASHFHPDVITFRWFCQGSELSPVASQASSSPRPNSEGFFSAFSQCKLPQSELEKGGTKVWVSVHHIALKQPVTRETRGFMKMPCVSEIVGSSPSQEQTLTLGCEITDFYPPNVSVTWLKLREGERDDREEEVVEGGEMWGPVQTHPRLYRATATLKRRATNQEKKERGGGIICRVEHCSLHEPIEKHWRNVDIVAPSIPTSISVCWSSEGVGVFSVLMKGGHPKVKLLWAAGGPTLSPLVSNETEEIGDDGQRELKSVCALERSTSMAIQTNKQPERRKNGHAIKTKAAVTDPDTEGIEYIDEKVDGENNNIERDEDTKSEVDEDSDKEREEDPGALHINRVNMRKGRRENEKARLRVCVEITHPALKLPVYRTWTEPDEENSSSA; this is encoded by the exons ATGCGGTGTAAAGTCCTCATCTATGTCGTCCTCCAGACTCTCGTAAAGCATG TGTCTCCAAGTGAAATACAGGCCAGACCAAATACAAATGCAACCCTCCCCTGCAATGTGACGTCTGCAAAGGGGGACAAAATAGACAAGTCTCTCATCAAAGTCAGCTGGATAAGTAACGACACTGACGTCGCCTCATTCAGTGAAGCAGCGACGCACATAAAGGAAGGCTTCAGTTGGGACAGCAGTGATTTTGTTAACGGGGACTATTCACTGACCGTCCTCAGAGCCGGTCTCGACCTGCAGGGGGAGTATGAATGCACCGTCATTTACAACTCCACAATGCTGTACTCCAGCAATGTAACATTCAGTATCCTCG CTTCCCCAACTATGTCAATCCCTCAGCAGTGGGTGGTGTTAGAAACAAAGAGCCATCTTAAGTGTCATGCAGATGGTTTCtaccctcctcctgtctctttctcctgGACCAGAGATGGGCAAGTGATTAAACCTCCCTACAATGTTGAAGGTGAACAGACTCCAGATGGGTACTACATGGCTGTGGGCAACCTAACCTTTTACCCATCCCGCGAAGACCAGAATGGGACCTTTGGCTGCAAAGTGTCACACAATGGCAGCTATCAAGAAATGGATTTCCAACTCAACATCACCT ACCTTCCTTCTGTAACACTTTCGGCCGTGCCTGCGCAGTCCACCAACATTCCCCTCACTCTTTACTGTGACATGGAGAGTTTCTACCCGGAGGAAGTGTCTGTGTCCTGGCTTCAAAACGGCACAGTCCTCCCTGAGCCGCCTGACACTGAGCAGAACCCAGATATGACCTACAGAACCCgacattattttactttgagCCCTGAGCAGAGGGAGCAAGGTGGGAAGGTGGAGTGTGCAGTAAACCAACCTGGTGTAGTGCACCCGGTCAGTGGCTCAGCATACCTTGAGAAACTGGACCCCCAAG ATGAGGACCCTGTTTTGACTAAATCGGCCAAAGCATCTGTGGCTATGATGTGTATTTCTATTGTGCTGGTCTTCCTGCTCTGCTTTGGCTTTTCTTGGAGGAGAAGGGATG agaaacagaagTCTCTGAATGTGTCAGGGATCATCCTCCCTCCACGCGTGATTGTAGGTCATAAGGGCAGGGTGACAGTGAGCATTGAGGGTAGGAGGGTGGACCGAGTCCAGACTGCATGGTACCTCAATGACACCCCTATTTCTGACACGTCACTCACAG GAACCTCCCAAGCTAACTTTAACTGCCTCTATAACCCCCTAACCACCATCCATCTGCCCTACGGTCTAACTCTCACCTCCCCAGCGTCAGAGAAAGGCCCTCTGCTGCCCTCCAGAGGCGAGATGGGTTACTACAAGCTGCACACTCAGGGGCCGCTGCACTCATCTGGAAGTGGCATTCAACAGCTGATCTCCTCGCTCACCTTCATCCCCCAGATTTCAATCCACAAGGGGGCCGTGTTTAAGTGTCAGGTGTCCTACATGGGCAAAGATAAGATCGTAGTGGAGAGGGTGTCAGAGAAGTTTACAATACTGT ctgcaccAGAAGTGTCAGAAATCCAGCTTGCAGAGACACCAAGTGACTCTG ATGTCATCAGCATGACTGTCCGGGCATCACATTTCCATCCGGATGTCATTACCTTCCGCTGGTTCTGCCAGGGGAGTGAGCTGAGCCCAGTGGCCTCCCAGGCCTCGTCCTCCCCTCGACCTAATTCTGAAGGCTTCTTTTCAGCTTTCAGCCAGTGTAAACTGCCCCAGAGTGAACTGGAAAAGGGAGGCACTAAAGTTTGGGTCAGTGTCCACCACATCGCCCTGAAGCAGCCGGTCACCCGCGAGACCAGAG GCTTCATGAAGATGCCGTGTGTGTCCGAAATCGTCGGCTCCTCCCCTTCCCAAGAGCAGACTTTGACCCTTGGATGTGAAATCACAGACTTCTACCCTCCAAACGTATCAGTCACCTGGCTGAAgctcagagagggagagcgagatgatagagaggaggaggtggtagagggaggagagatgtgGGGCCCCGTGCAGACTCATCCCAGACTCTACAGGGCCACAGCCACTCTGAAGAGAAGGGCAACGAAtcaggagaaaaaggagagaggaggagggattaTTTGTAGAGTGGAGCACTGTTCCCTACATGAGCCTATTGAGAAGCACTGGAGAAATGTTGACATTG TTGCTCCCTCTATTCCTACATCGATCTCGGTCTGTTGGAGCAGTGAAGGggttggtgtgttctctgtACTGATGAAGGGAGGTCACCCTAAGGTCAAATTACTCTGGGCAGCGGGAGGACCCACTCTTTCACCATTGGTATCCAACGAGACAGAGGAGATAGGAGACGACGGACAGAGGGAgctgaaaagtgtgtgtgcactggagAGGTCCACAAGCATGGCAATCCAGACGAACAAACAGCCGGAGAGACGGAAGAATGGACATGCAATAA AAACTAAAGCTGCCGTCACAGACCCCGACACTGAAGGAATAGAATACATTGATGAAAAAGTGGACGGAGAGAATAACAACATTGAAAGGGACGAGGACACAAAGTCAGAGGTGGATGAGGATAGTGACAAAGAACGAGAGGAAGACCCAGGAGCGCTGCACATCAACAGAGTCAACATGAGGAAGGGTCgcagagaaaatgagaaagcACGTTTGAGAGTCTGCGTGGAGATCACACACCCTGCACTCAAGCTTCCTGTTTATCGAACGTGGACAG AGCCCGATGAGGAAAATTCATCTTCCGCATGA
- the LOC115024283 gene encoding uncharacterized protein LOC115024283 isoform X2: MRCKVLIYVVLQTLVKHVSPSEIQARPNTNATLPCNVTSAKGDKIDKSLIKVSWISNDTDVASFSEAATHIKEGFSWDSSDFVNGDYSLTVLRAGLDLQGEYECTVIYNSTMLYSSNVTFSILASPTMSIPQQWVVLETKSHLKCHADGFYPPPVSFSWTRDGQVIKPPYNVEGEQTPDGYYMAVGNLTFYPSREDQNGTFGCKVSHNGSYQEMDFQLNITYLPSVTLSAVPAQSTNIPLTLYCDMESFYPEEVSVSWLQNGTVLPEPPDTEQNPDMTYRTRHYFTLSPEQREQGGKVECAVNQPGVVHPVSGSAYLEKLDPQDEDPVLTKSAKASVAMMCISIVLVFLLCFGFSWRRRDEKQKSLNVSGIILPPRVIVGHKGRVTVSIEGRRVDRVQTAWYLNDTPISDTSLTASEKGPLLPSRGEMGYYKLHTQGPLHSSGSGIQQLISSLTFIPQISIHKGAVFKCQVSYMGKDKIVVERVSEKFTILSAPEVSEIQLAETPSDSDVISMTVRASHFHPDVITFRWFCQGSELSPVASQASSSPRPNSEGFFSAFSQCKLPQSELEKGGTKVWVSVHHIALKQPVTRETRGFMKMPCVSEIVGSSPSQEQTLTLGCEITDFYPPNVSVTWLKLREGERDDREEEVVEGGEMWGPVQTHPRLYRATATLKRRATNQEKKERGGGIICRVEHCSLHEPIEKHWRNVDIVAPSIPTSISVCWSSEGVGVFSVLMKGGHPKVKLLWAAGGPTLSPLVSNETEEIGDDGQRELKSVCALERSTSMAIQTNKQPERRKNGHAIKTKAAVTDPDTEGIEYIDEKVDGENNNIERDEDTKSEVDEDSDKEREEDPGALHINRVNMRKGRRENEKARLRVCVEITHPALKLPVYRTWTEPDEENSSSA; this comes from the exons ATGCGGTGTAAAGTCCTCATCTATGTCGTCCTCCAGACTCTCGTAAAGCATG TGTCTCCAAGTGAAATACAGGCCAGACCAAATACAAATGCAACCCTCCCCTGCAATGTGACGTCTGCAAAGGGGGACAAAATAGACAAGTCTCTCATCAAAGTCAGCTGGATAAGTAACGACACTGACGTCGCCTCATTCAGTGAAGCAGCGACGCACATAAAGGAAGGCTTCAGTTGGGACAGCAGTGATTTTGTTAACGGGGACTATTCACTGACCGTCCTCAGAGCCGGTCTCGACCTGCAGGGGGAGTATGAATGCACCGTCATTTACAACTCCACAATGCTGTACTCCAGCAATGTAACATTCAGTATCCTCG CTTCCCCAACTATGTCAATCCCTCAGCAGTGGGTGGTGTTAGAAACAAAGAGCCATCTTAAGTGTCATGCAGATGGTTTCtaccctcctcctgtctctttctcctgGACCAGAGATGGGCAAGTGATTAAACCTCCCTACAATGTTGAAGGTGAACAGACTCCAGATGGGTACTACATGGCTGTGGGCAACCTAACCTTTTACCCATCCCGCGAAGACCAGAATGGGACCTTTGGCTGCAAAGTGTCACACAATGGCAGCTATCAAGAAATGGATTTCCAACTCAACATCACCT ACCTTCCTTCTGTAACACTTTCGGCCGTGCCTGCGCAGTCCACCAACATTCCCCTCACTCTTTACTGTGACATGGAGAGTTTCTACCCGGAGGAAGTGTCTGTGTCCTGGCTTCAAAACGGCACAGTCCTCCCTGAGCCGCCTGACACTGAGCAGAACCCAGATATGACCTACAGAACCCgacattattttactttgagCCCTGAGCAGAGGGAGCAAGGTGGGAAGGTGGAGTGTGCAGTAAACCAACCTGGTGTAGTGCACCCGGTCAGTGGCTCAGCATACCTTGAGAAACTGGACCCCCAAG ATGAGGACCCTGTTTTGACTAAATCGGCCAAAGCATCTGTGGCTATGATGTGTATTTCTATTGTGCTGGTCTTCCTGCTCTGCTTTGGCTTTTCTTGGAGGAGAAGGGATG agaaacagaagTCTCTGAATGTGTCAGGGATCATCCTCCCTCCACGCGTGATTGTAGGTCATAAGGGCAGGGTGACAGTGAGCATTGAGGGTAGGAGGGTGGACCGAGTCCAGACTGCATGGTACCTCAATGACACCCCTATTTCTGACACGTCACTCACAG CGTCAGAGAAAGGCCCTCTGCTGCCCTCCAGAGGCGAGATGGGTTACTACAAGCTGCACACTCAGGGGCCGCTGCACTCATCTGGAAGTGGCATTCAACAGCTGATCTCCTCGCTCACCTTCATCCCCCAGATTTCAATCCACAAGGGGGCCGTGTTTAAGTGTCAGGTGTCCTACATGGGCAAAGATAAGATCGTAGTGGAGAGGGTGTCAGAGAAGTTTACAATACTGT ctgcaccAGAAGTGTCAGAAATCCAGCTTGCAGAGACACCAAGTGACTCTG ATGTCATCAGCATGACTGTCCGGGCATCACATTTCCATCCGGATGTCATTACCTTCCGCTGGTTCTGCCAGGGGAGTGAGCTGAGCCCAGTGGCCTCCCAGGCCTCGTCCTCCCCTCGACCTAATTCTGAAGGCTTCTTTTCAGCTTTCAGCCAGTGTAAACTGCCCCAGAGTGAACTGGAAAAGGGAGGCACTAAAGTTTGGGTCAGTGTCCACCACATCGCCCTGAAGCAGCCGGTCACCCGCGAGACCAGAG GCTTCATGAAGATGCCGTGTGTGTCCGAAATCGTCGGCTCCTCCCCTTCCCAAGAGCAGACTTTGACCCTTGGATGTGAAATCACAGACTTCTACCCTCCAAACGTATCAGTCACCTGGCTGAAgctcagagagggagagcgagatgatagagaggaggaggtggtagagggaggagagatgtgGGGCCCCGTGCAGACTCATCCCAGACTCTACAGGGCCACAGCCACTCTGAAGAGAAGGGCAACGAAtcaggagaaaaaggagagaggaggagggattaTTTGTAGAGTGGAGCACTGTTCCCTACATGAGCCTATTGAGAAGCACTGGAGAAATGTTGACATTG TTGCTCCCTCTATTCCTACATCGATCTCGGTCTGTTGGAGCAGTGAAGGggttggtgtgttctctgtACTGATGAAGGGAGGTCACCCTAAGGTCAAATTACTCTGGGCAGCGGGAGGACCCACTCTTTCACCATTGGTATCCAACGAGACAGAGGAGATAGGAGACGACGGACAGAGGGAgctgaaaagtgtgtgtgcactggagAGGTCCACAAGCATGGCAATCCAGACGAACAAACAGCCGGAGAGACGGAAGAATGGACATGCAATAA AAACTAAAGCTGCCGTCACAGACCCCGACACTGAAGGAATAGAATACATTGATGAAAAAGTGGACGGAGAGAATAACAACATTGAAAGGGACGAGGACACAAAGTCAGAGGTGGATGAGGATAGTGACAAAGAACGAGAGGAAGACCCAGGAGCGCTGCACATCAACAGAGTCAACATGAGGAAGGGTCgcagagaaaatgagaaagcACGTTTGAGAGTCTGCGTGGAGATCACACACCCTGCACTCAAGCTTCCTGTTTATCGAACGTGGACAG AGCCCGATGAGGAAAATTCATCTTCCGCATGA
- the LOC115024309 gene encoding chymotrypsin-like protease CTRL-1, with translation MASWTLLMLLMFAVLNEQGSKAQDCGVAPLNTRIVGGEGTTAGSWPWQVSIHLNQVQRHICGGTLISDQWVLTAAHCIIIPSTSAWTLYFGRETQSGLNVHEVIRNLSKIIIHPDYNNTTFNNDIALLKLSSPVNFTDYIKPICLASNSSQFHNSTLCWTTGWGRLGKNEFLPVSASLQEVQIPVMGEKQCLCNYLTLNVTLTDTMMCAGQENKGACQGDSGGPLQCKQTSNWIQAGITSFGEPCATAGLPEVYARVSQFHTWIMDQVAGAKVTFVTYNSRGTDQDDSFVCRSSDSDVTAELTYIVILVTVFLQHTVAP, from the exons ATGGCATCCTGGACTTTGTTGATGCTCCTTATGTTTGCAGTCCTCAATGAGCAAG GCTCAAAGGCTCAGG ATTGTGGAGTGGCACCTCTGAACACAAGGATAGTGGGTGGCGAGGGTACCACAGCGGGGTCATGGCCCTGGCAGGTCAGCATACACTTGAATCAAGTACAGCGTCACATCTGTGGAGGGACCCTGATCAGTGACCAGTGGGTACTCACAGCGGCCCACTGCATCATTAT ACCCTCAACTAGTGCATGGACTCTCTATTTCGGAAGAGAGACTCAGTCTGGCCTTAACGTCCATGAGGTGATCCGCAACTTGTCAAAGATCATCATCCATCCtgactacaacaatacaacGTTTAACAACGACATTGCCCTGTTGAAGCTTAGCAGCCCTGTCAATTTCACTGACTACATCAAACCTATCTGCCTGGCAAGTAACTCCAGCCAGTTTCACAACTCCACCCTCTGCTGGACCACCGGTTGGGGAAGACTAGGAAAGAATG AGTTCTTACCAGTCTCTGCCTCACTGCAGGAGGTTCAGATTCCTGTCATGGGAGAAAAGCAGTGCTTGTGCAACTACCTTACACTAAATGTAACACTCACTGATACAATGATGTGTGCAGGACAAGAGAACAAAGGAGCATGTCAG GGGGACTCCGGTGGTCCTTTGCAATGCAAACAAACCTCAAACTGGATCCAGGCTGGCATTACCAGTTTTGGAGAACCTTGTGCCACGGCTGGTTTACCTGAAGTCTATGCCCGAGTGTCTCAGTTCCACACTTGGATTATGGATCAAGTGGCGGGGGCAAAAGTTACCTTTGTGACCTACAACTCCAGAGGCACCGACCAAGACGACAGCTTTGTGTGTCGCAgctctgactctgatgttacaGCTGAACTTACTTACATTGTCATCTTAGTGACAGTGTTCCTGCAGCACACTGTAGCTCCATAG
- the aldoab gene encoding aldolase a, fructose-bisphosphate, b has translation MPHSFPFLTPEQKKELSDIAHKIVATGKGILAADESTGSVAKRFQSINAENTEENRRLYRQLLFTADERIKPCIGGVILFHETMYQKTDDGKLFTQYLKERDMVVGIKVDKGVVPLAGTNGETTTQGLDGLYERCAQYKKDGADFAKWRCVLKITPTTPSKLAIMENANVLARYASICQMHGIVPIIEPEILPDGDHDLKRCQYVTEKVLAGVYKALSDHHVYLEGTLLKPNMVTPGHSCSHKYSNQEIAMSTVTALRRTVPPAVPGITFLSGGQSEEEASINLNAMNQCPLHRPWALTFSYGRALQASALKAWCGKKENGKACQEEFIKRALANNQACQGKYASSGASSAGGDSLFVANHAY, from the exons ATGCCTCACTCATTCCCCTTCCTCACTCCTGAGCAGAAGAAGGAGCTCAGTGATATTGCTCACAAGATCGTCGCGACCGGCAAGGGAATCCTCGCCGCAGACGAGTCTACCG GCAGCGTGGCCAAGCGCTTCCAGAGCATCAATGCTGAGAACACTGAGGAGAACAGGAGGCTGTACCGCCAGCTCCTCTTCACCGCTGATGAACGCATCAAGCCCTGCATTGGTGGAGTCATCCTCTTCCACGAGACCATGTACCAGAAGACCGACGATGGCAAGCTCTTCACCCAGTACCTCAAAGAAAGAGACATGGTGGTGGGCATCAAGGTCGACAAAGGTGTTGTCCCCCTGGCCGGAACCAACGGCGAGACAACCACCCAGG GTCTTGATGGACTGTATGAGCGCTGCGCCCAGTACAAGAAGGATGGTGCTGACTTTGCCAAGTGGCGTTGTGTGCTGAAGATCACCCCCACCACTCCCTCAAAACTGGCCATCATGGAGAACGCCAATGTCCTGGCCCGTTATGCCAGCATCTGCCAGATG CACGGCATCGTCCCCATCATCGAGCCTGAGATTCTCCCTGACGGTGACCATGACCTGAAGCGCTGCCAGTATGTTACTGAGAAGGTCCTGGCTGGCGTCTACAAGGCCCTGTCTGACCACCATGTCTACCTGGAGGGTACCCTGCTCAAGCCCAACATGGTTACCCCCGGCCACTCTTGCTCACACAAGTACAGCAACCAGGAGATTGCCATGTCAACTGTTACTGCCCTGCGCCGCACCGTGCCCCCTGCAGTCCCTG GCATTACCTTCCTGTCTGGTGGCCAGAGTGAGGAGGAGGCCTCCATCAATCTGAACGCCATGAACCAGTGCCCTCTGCACAGACCCTGGGCCCTGACCTTCTCATACGGCCGTGCCCTGCAGGCCTCTGCCCTCAAAGCCTGGTGCGGCAAGAAGGAGAATGGCAAGGCATGCCAGGAAGAGTTCATCAAGAGAGCTCTG GCTAACAACCAGGCCTGCCAGGGCAAATACGCTTCCTCTGGAGCCAGCAGTGCCGGCGGAGATTCACTGTTTGTGGCCAATCACGCTTATTAA
- the LOC115025003 gene encoding integrin alpha-X-like: MDWIITTTIFLSVLNGALCFNIDPVAWKSLTYPAAGFGYQVVQRPSDLLVSAPLAQYSPGRRGQIYKCSTESCSPLPVRLPEFAVNMSLGLTMTSDPSTLNTLVCGPTIPKDCKSITMYSGMCLQIDRSDRVTGPFPSTDKECRSADIAFLLDGSGSVNRNDFQTMKTFVKDLVASLLPVDPKFAIAQFSDQPKVHYFFDDFFSGTRPWDIKVNNIQQTGGRTFTARAINYVVNTIFTPTRGSRSDVKKVLIVITDGVSHDSTQLASAAALADKYNIVRFAIGVGDAFGNSKAKKELDTIASSPKENQVFQVQNFNALEKIRQSLQAKLFAIEGSQSSGESLKMEMAQEGFSAVYMPEGIQMAVVGANEWRGGFLKYPKGRQTAIYEPNMDKDGYLGYSMAVARTKQGTLTILGAPRYQHRGIVRVVSENMNHIDIDRLEWQFQSGEYFGAVVCAMDVDGDGFTDLVLISAPMFKDNEREGRVYVCSVSGLNIACNLDSLSALKGEESDKGRFGSSLAVLTDLNTDGLSELAVGAPLENDGQGSVYIYSGKGGGRISSTPSQRIAGSEVQRGLKFFGMSIMSSFDHSKDGLPDLAVGSKGTVVLLRSKPIVMVKATVSFSPNQISSQNADCTKPLETTAEICLVMTSQSPVAKAQATINYILTLDATRKVPNNRAFIDEKRRDLAGAVTLGLGERKCTSEKFSIEACPEDAFNALYNELNFTFDGLPSAQNLSPSLALQAQTTSVHPLGFEIDCGLDEVCVDNLKVDFNFTRSSEVKVGIDELLNVTVSLENSEENSYNSHVVLTYPVGLSYRKITILQGRIECNSLDSEDGLMRGKTDCTVDKPILKRNTKAFFIVSYGIETNSQLGTGIFVSANASSGNQHSLSSELYKKKMIDVKYSLFATIESSLSYSNFSFGKNNLQKPVQQSIVVTNDNRALNFTVVIRVPVKLGEKDIWVDSSSFQIPDCQTHNDEKPSVTDFVAAIKKNKLVDCSVARCRVFKCSRFMGRLESKKYKLSANLSSGWIEQIGLQSAKFLLTSTATLEYDTNQYIFFSLGSNNNAPVRKIEAEVDVYAEPDFTKEIVGGSLGGLALLALLTAGLYKAGFFKSKYKEMINEDAADPGVEGGEPIAE; the protein is encoded by the exons ATGGACTGGATAATTACTACAACAATTTTCTTGTCAG TGTTAAATGGAGCGCTTTGTTTCAATATCGATCCCGTGGCTTGGAAGTCCCTGACGTACCCTGCTGCAGGTTTTGGATACCAGGTGGTGCAGAGACCATCAGA CCTGCTGGTCAGTGCTCCTCTTGCACAGTATTCACCGGGAAGAAGGGGGCAAATATATAAGTGCTCCACTGAATCCTGCAGCCCACTACCAGTTCGAC TGCCAGAATTTGCAGTCAACATGTCTCTCGGTTTAACAATGACGAGTGATCCATCCACACTAAACACTTTG GTTTGTGGTCCAACCATCCCAAAAGACTGCAAAAGTATCACCATGTACAGCGGCATGTGCTTGCAGATAGACAGATCTGATCGCGTTACAGGTCCTTTCCCTTCTACTGATAAAG AGTGCCGATCAGCAGACATTGCATTTCTGTTGGACGGTTCAGGCAGCGTAAACCGTAATGACTTTCAAACAATGAAGACTTTTGTGAAAGATCTGGTCGCCTCACTCCTGCCAGTAGATCCAAAg TTTGCTATTGCCCAGTTTTCCGATCAACCCAAAGTCCATTATTTCTTTGATGATTTCTTCTCTGGAACTCGACCATGGGACATTAAAGTTAATAACATTCAACAAACAGGAGGAAGGACTTTCACAGCTAGAGCCATCAATTATGTGGT GAACACTATTTTTACACCAACAAGAGGTTCCAGGTCAGATGTGAAGAAGGTCCTGATTGTCATTACCGATGGAGTGTCACACGACTCGACGCAGCTCGCATCTGCAGCAGCCTTAGCTGACAAATACAACATTGTTCGATTTGCTATTGGA GTGGGGGACGCATTTGGCAATTCTAAGGCAAAAAAAGAACTGGACACCATCGCATCTTCACCCAAAGAAAACCAAGTGTTTCAAGTGCAGAACTTTAACGCACTTGAAAAAATAAGGCAGAGTTTGCAAGCCAAACTCTTCGCTATTGAAG GATCGCAATCAAGTGGAGAGTCATTGAAAATGGAAATGGCTCAAGAGGGATTCAGTGCAGTTTATATGCCTGag GGAATTCAGATGGCCGTTGTTGGTGCCAATGAGTGGAGGGGAGGCTTCCTGAAATACCCAAAAGGCCGGCAGACAGCGATCTATGAGCCCAATATGGACAAAGACGGTTATCTGG GTTACTCCATGGCTGTCGCTAGAACGAAACAAGGCACGTTGACAATTCTTGGCGCGCCAAGATATCAACACCGAGGAATTGTGAGGGTAGTTTCGGAAAACATGAATCACATAGACATCGACCGCTTGGAATGGCAG TTTCAGAGTGGTGAATATTTTGGGGCCGTTGTTTGTGCGATGGACGTGGATGGCGACGGCTTCACTGACCTAGTCCTCATATCCGCCCCAATGTTCAAGGACaacgagagagagggaagagttTACGTTTGCAGCGTGTCCGGTTTG AACATTGCCTGTAACTTAGATTCTCTGTCAGCACTGAAAGGAGAGGAGTCTGACAAAGGAAGGTTTGGGTCTTCTCTCGCTGTCCTGACTGATCTCAACACAGATGGTCTCAGTGAGTTGGCGGTCGGAGCGCCTTTGGAGAACGACGGTCAAGGCAGCGTCTACATATACTCCGgcaaaggaggaggaagaatcAGTTCTACGCCCTCACAG AGAATTGCGGGCTCTGAAGTCCAGCGAGGACTGAAGTTCTTCGGCATGTCGATCATGTCGTCTTTTGACCATAGTAAGGACGGTCTGCCCGATTTAGCGGTGGGTTCAAAGGGCACAGTTGTCTTACTCAG ATCAAAGCCAATAGTCATGGTGAAAGCTACGGTGTCATTCAGCCCAAACCAAATCTCCTCTCAAAACGCAGACTGCACAAAACCTTTGGAAACCACAGCTGAAATCTGCTTAGTCATGACCTCCCAATCTCCAGTAGCAAAAG CTCAAGCAAcgattaattatattttaacgCTTGACGCCACCCGTAAAGTCCCAAACAACCGAGCTTTCATTGATGAGAAACGACGAGACTTGGCTGGAGCAGTTACTCTTGGCTTAGGAGAGCGTAAATGCACCAGCGAGAAATTTTCAATTGAG GCGTGTCCAGAAGATGCTTTCAATGCACTGTACAATGAACTCAATTTTACCTTTGACGgtttgccttctgcacaaaatcTCAGTCCGAGCCTCGCACTGCAGGCGCAGACGACAAGCGTTCATCCT TTAGGGTTCGAGATCGACTGCGGCTTAGACGAAGTGTGTGTAGATAACCTGAAAGTGGATTTCAACTTTACAAG ATCCTCAGAGGTCAAAGTGGGCATTGATGAACTGCTGAATGTCACTGTATCACTTGAGAACAGTGAGGAAAACTCCTACAACAGCCATGTCGTTCTCACATACCCGGTCGGACTCTCCTATAGGAAGATTACAATTCTGCAG GGAAGAATTGAGTGCAACTCCTTGGACAGTGAAGATGGCTTAATGCGAGGAAAGACAGACTGCACAGTTGACAAGCCCATCTTGAAGAGAAACACTAAG GCCTTCTTCATCGTCTCCTATGGGATCGAAACCAATAGTCAACTTGGCACGGGGATTTTTGTCTCTGCAAATGCTTCCAG TGGGAATCAGCACTCCCTCTCAAGCGAActctacaaaaagaaaatgatcgATGTGAAGTACAGCCTGTTTGCCACAATAGAAAG TTCCCTCAGCTACAGCAACTTCTCTTTCGGAAAGAATAATTTGCAGAAACCAGTCCAGCAATCAATTGTG GTTACAAATGATAACAGGGCGCTGAACTTCACTGTGGTGATCAGGGTGCCAGTGAAGCTCGGGGAGAAAGACATCTGGGTGGATTCGAGCAGTTTCCAG ATTCCAGACTGCCAAACACACAACGATGAAAAACCTAGCGTCACAGATTTTGTTGCTGcgataaagaaaaataagttgGTG GACTGCTCAGTCGCCAGGTGCAGAGTGTTCAAGTGCAGTCGGTTCATGGGAAGACTggagagtaaaaagtacaaactcTCTGCCAACCTTAGTTCTGGATGGATTGAGCAG ATTGGACTTCAATCTGCCAAATTCCTGTTGACCAGCACAGCCACTCTGGAGTACGACACCAACCAGTACATCTTCTTTTCTCTGGGGTCTAATAACAACGCTCCTGTTCGCAAG ATTGAGGCAGAGGTAGATGTGTATGCTGAACCAGACTTCACCAAAGAGATTGTTGGAGGATCCCTGGGAGGGTTGGCTCTACTGGCTTTACTCACCGCTGGCCTGTATAAG GCTGGATTTTTCAAGAGCAAATACAAGGAAATGATTAATGAAGATGCAGCAGATCCTGGGGTTGAAGGAGGCGAACCCATAGCAGAATAA